The Acidobacteriota bacterium genome window below encodes:
- a CDS encoding energy transducer TonB, whose product MHNHVRAAGPWASRALLSAGTLVLLLIQTGLAAAQERQDTTWRMVFPSDPQRQHVLGTVVQRDGRWEAYTVALRLDDSSRPMRRGLYHFTSGAFSHREWVRVGQEVRFRPYNEVLEMSLKLLNVDQGQVEAEVTVPFDMPGQWRLLTAAPPHLPPDVIDFNQAGGQDHLQGPRALRSRMPTYPKAAREASVNGKVVLGFVLDEKGQVSPDSIRVVRGLGYGLEEAAIETLLNEWKLAPGRRDGQPVSMWINVEFDFSIH is encoded by the coding sequence ATGCACAACCATGTCCGAGCAGCCGGCCCCTGGGCGAGCCGGGCCCTGCTGTCGGCGGGAACGCTGGTGCTGCTGTTGATTCAAACGGGTCTGGCAGCGGCACAGGAGAGACAAGATACGACTTGGCGGATGGTCTTTCCCTCCGACCCTCAGCGCCAGCATGTGCTGGGGACGGTGGTGCAGCGGGACGGTCGCTGGGAGGCCTACACGGTGGCCTTGAGGCTGGACGATTCCAGCCGTCCCATGCGGCGCGGACTCTACCACTTCACCAGCGGAGCCTTCAGCCATCGAGAATGGGTCAGGGTCGGTCAGGAAGTCCGCTTTCGGCCCTACAACGAAGTGTTGGAAATGAGTCTCAAGCTGCTCAACGTCGACCAGGGGCAGGTGGAGGCCGAAGTCACAGTTCCTTTCGACATGCCCGGCCAGTGGCGACTGTTGACGGCGGCCCCTCCTCACCTCCCGCCAGACGTGATCGACTTTAACCAGGCTGGCGGCCAAGACCATTTGCAGGGTCCCCGAGCCTTGAGGAGCCGCATGCCCACCTACCCCAAAGCGGCTCGCGAGGCATCCGTCAACGGCAAGGTGGTGCTGGGCTTCGTGCTGGACGAAAAGGGCCAAGTCTCACCCGACAGCATCAGGGTCGTCCGGGGACTCGGCTACGGCCTGGAGGAAGCCGCCATCGAGACGCTGCTCAACGAGTGGAAACTGGCTCCGGGCCGTCGCGACGGCCAGCCCGTCTCCATGTGGATCAACGTAGAATTCGACTTCAGCATTCACTAA
- a CDS encoding CoA transferase: MSSGQDLPLSGVRVLDLSRVLAGPYCTMMLADMGADVIKVETPRGGDETRSWGPPYAGPPEDGMSAYFLAVNRNKRSLRLDLKSPGGLEHAMRLARQSAVVVENFRPGKAAELGLDYQRLSRDNPALVYCSISGFGQSGPYRDRTGYDYVIQAMSGLMSITGPAEGPPCKVGVAISDVLAGLHACSAIVAALYQASQSGQGRHIDVSLLDCQIASLVNVASNYLISGQPPRRYGRQHPNIVPYQTFQARHGALVVAVGNDRQFEKLCRLLGQPQLARDERFADNPSRSRNRDALVPLLQQCLAGKDRDHWLQALAAEGIPAGPINELSEVFADPQVRERQLVDESGEFPLLRSPLCFQGRRLPTGRPPPRLGEHDSDFASEPCEGEDGKG, translated from the coding sequence ATGTCCAGCGGCCAGGATTTGCCTCTCAGCGGCGTGCGGGTGCTCGATCTGAGCAGGGTCCTGGCGGGTCCCTATTGCACCATGATGCTGGCCGATATGGGCGCCGACGTGATCAAGGTGGAGACTCCCCGCGGGGGAGATGAAACGCGCAGTTGGGGACCGCCCTATGCGGGCCCTCCCGAGGACGGCATGAGCGCCTACTTCCTGGCCGTCAACCGCAACAAGCGCAGCCTGCGCCTCGACTTGAAGAGCCCTGGCGGACTGGAGCATGCCATGCGGCTGGCCCGCCAAAGCGCCGTGGTGGTGGAAAACTTCCGTCCCGGCAAGGCCGCCGAACTGGGCTTGGACTACCAGCGCCTCAGCCGCGACAATCCGGCCCTGGTCTATTGCAGCATCAGCGGATTCGGACAAAGCGGACCCTACCGCGACCGCACGGGATACGACTATGTGATCCAAGCCATGAGCGGGCTGATGTCGATCACGGGACCGGCTGAAGGTCCGCCCTGCAAAGTCGGAGTCGCCATCTCTGACGTGCTGGCGGGATTGCATGCCTGCTCGGCCATTGTGGCCGCCCTCTACCAGGCCAGCCAAAGCGGGCAGGGACGCCATATCGACGTTTCGCTGCTCGACTGCCAGATCGCCTCGCTGGTCAACGTGGCCTCCAACTACCTGATTTCGGGCCAGCCACCCCGCCGTTACGGACGGCAGCATCCCAACATCGTGCCCTATCAGACGTTCCAGGCCCGCCACGGGGCGCTGGTAGTGGCGGTGGGCAACGACCGTCAGTTCGAGAAGCTTTGCCGCCTGCTTGGACAGCCCCAATTGGCGCGGGATGAGCGCTTTGCCGATAACCCGTCCCGCTCCCGCAACCGGGACGCGCTGGTACCGCTCCTGCAGCAATGCCTGGCCGGCAAAGATCGGGACCATTGGCTGCAGGCGCTGGCGGCGGAGGGCATTCCGGCCGGCCCCATCAACGAGTTGAGTGAGGTCTTCGCTGATCCCCAGGTCAGGGAACGCCAATTGGTGGATGAGTCCGGAGAGTTCCCCCTCTTGCGTTCCCCCCTGTGTTTTCAGGGGCGCCGGCTGCCGACAGGGCGCCCTCCGCCCCGCCTGGGGGAACACGACTCCGACTTTGCGTCTGAGCCTTGTGAAGGAGAGGACGGAAAGGGATAG
- the argS gene encoding arginine--tRNA ligase → MTTALRQDQIIQRVRQALEELSIPAPANIPLNKIPFSGMWGFAAPCFPLAAAEKKAGRDVQVGARAQEIAEALAQSLESSGEFAKVEAVKGYVNIFFDVGQVADQLVDSVLQEEEAYGRGEAKGERVMIEYSQPNTHKAFHVGHLRNVCLGDSLAAILDFAGFDTIKANYLGDIGLHVIKCLWCYLRFHQGNEPDKERGRWLGDVYAQADTLLGDANAYRDQVLAFLGRVLQEEPAGAEVRRQLAGRFFDRLEEALAQADAAARHDLMTLLRHFFLRQKIEFNEIAHRPLADWIWRIHQECGEWLQELLEQSSPENDEARHLALEALVREWREIGLDREAWGYARELRQLFHRWEQRDPELVALWKKTRQWSLDDFERIYGQLDVHFEEWFYESDVEESGKEIVDEIVARGIATDQRPNGPVLVEIDKQLGLDKPTYRTLVILRSDNTSLYSTKDLALAKLKFEKHKVDRSVYVVDVGQSLYFQQIFKVLELWGFEQARQCFHLAYEIVRLPSGKMSSRAGEVVFYDDFFQEAYLKARENVDKKRSEEQFAELPDLDRRQRDEVALAVALGAMKYGMLSVDNNKQINFDFESALSFEGQTAPYLQYAHARCCRILEKAGSGQIPRPRYGETSVEESEVNLLEAISNLSSEVERAAREYKPLYVATYLYKLAKSFNDFYRDCPVLKAEEARRDSRLALVAATRQTLSNGLKLLGIPAPDYM, encoded by the coding sequence ATGACGACCGCTTTGCGGCAGGATCAAATCATCCAACGGGTTCGCCAGGCCCTGGAGGAGCTGTCCATTCCGGCTCCTGCCAACATACCCCTCAACAAGATCCCTTTTTCGGGCATGTGGGGGTTCGCCGCCCCCTGCTTTCCACTGGCCGCAGCCGAGAAAAAGGCCGGCCGCGACGTTCAGGTGGGAGCACGGGCCCAGGAAATCGCCGAGGCCTTGGCCCAAAGCCTTGAATCGAGCGGCGAGTTCGCCAAAGTCGAGGCCGTCAAGGGATACGTGAACATCTTCTTCGATGTGGGCCAGGTAGCGGATCAACTGGTGGATTCGGTGCTGCAAGAGGAAGAGGCCTACGGGCGCGGGGAGGCCAAGGGCGAGAGGGTCATGATCGAATACTCCCAGCCCAACACCCACAAGGCCTTCCACGTGGGTCATCTGCGCAACGTGTGTCTGGGCGATTCGCTGGCCGCCATCCTCGACTTTGCCGGATTCGACACCATCAAGGCCAACTACCTGGGAGACATCGGCCTGCATGTCATCAAGTGCCTGTGGTGCTATTTGCGCTTTCACCAGGGGAATGAGCCGGATAAAGAAAGAGGTCGTTGGCTGGGCGATGTCTACGCCCAGGCCGACACGCTGCTAGGAGACGCCAATGCCTACCGCGACCAGGTCTTGGCCTTCCTGGGACGCGTGTTGCAGGAAGAGCCGGCAGGCGCCGAGGTGCGCCGACAGTTGGCCGGACGCTTTTTCGACCGCCTGGAAGAGGCCTTGGCTCAGGCCGATGCCGCGGCCCGTCACGACCTCATGACGCTGCTGAGGCACTTCTTTCTGCGTCAGAAGATAGAGTTCAACGAGATCGCCCACCGTCCGCTGGCCGACTGGATATGGCGGATTCACCAGGAGTGCGGAGAATGGCTGCAAGAACTGCTGGAGCAGTCCTCGCCTGAGAACGACGAAGCCCGCCACCTCGCTCTCGAGGCCCTGGTCAGGGAGTGGCGCGAGATCGGTCTCGACCGGGAAGCCTGGGGCTATGCCCGCGAGTTGCGCCAGCTCTTTCATCGCTGGGAGCAACGCGACCCGGAGCTGGTGGCGTTATGGAAGAAGACCCGCCAATGGAGCCTGGACGATTTCGAACGCATCTACGGCCAACTGGACGTCCACTTCGAGGAATGGTTCTACGAGAGCGATGTGGAAGAGTCGGGCAAGGAAATCGTGGATGAGATCGTGGCTCGCGGAATCGCCACCGATCAGCGCCCCAACGGACCCGTCCTGGTCGAGATCGACAAGCAACTGGGACTGGATAAGCCGACCTACCGCACGCTGGTCATCCTGCGCTCCGACAACACCTCGCTCTACTCCACCAAGGACCTGGCGCTGGCCAAGCTGAAGTTCGAAAAGCACAAGGTCGACCGCTCGGTCTACGTGGTGGACGTAGGCCAGTCGCTCTACTTCCAGCAGATCTTCAAAGTCCTGGAATTGTGGGGATTCGAGCAGGCCCGGCAGTGCTTTCATCTGGCCTACGAGATCGTGCGTCTGCCCTCGGGCAAAATGTCGAGCCGGGCGGGCGAGGTGGTTTTCTACGACGACTTCTTTCAGGAGGCCTATCTGAAGGCCCGTGAAAATGTCGACAAAAAGCGCAGCGAGGAGCAGTTCGCCGAACTGCCCGACCTAGACCGGCGTCAGCGGGATGAAGTCGCCCTGGCAGTGGCCCTGGGAGCCATGAAATACGGCATGCTCTCGGTCGACAACAACAAGCAGATCAACTTCGACTTCGAATCGGCGCTCAGCTTCGAGGGCCAGACGGCGCCCTACCTGCAATACGCCCATGCGCGTTGCTGCCGCATTTTGGAGAAGGCCGGGTCCGGCCAAATTCCCCGTCCCCGCTATGGCGAAACCTCGGTGGAGGAATCGGAGGTCAACCTGCTGGAGGCCATCTCCAACCTCTCCAGCGAGGTGGAACGGGCGGCCCGCGAGTACAAGCCGCTCTACGTCGCCACCTATCTCTATAAGCTGGCCAAGAGCTTCAACGACTTCTATCGCGACTGTCCCGTGCTCAAAGCCGAGGAGGCCCGCCGCGACTCGCGCCTGGCCCTGGTGGCGGCCACCCGCCAAACCCTCTCCAACGGCCTCAAGCTGCTGGGCATCCCCGCCCCCGACTACATGTAG
- a CDS encoding FAD-dependent oxidoreductase, protein MNDLHPGHFVCIFGGAVAGSEAAHRLAQRGIYSAVFDQDALPYGKIEHGLPKWHIKLRDKEESQIDEKIDDPHVFYVPRCKLGTDIDFQTVQDMGFTAILLATGAWRDRPLPVEGVDHYENKGFYYQNAFVGWFNQYHSPDYQGPQMQVEDGAIVVGGGLASLDVIKILMLETTLRAMKERGLETNLFDLEKKGIPKVLESLGVSWGELGLKGSTLYYRRRTLDMPLNEISTDLPPDRQERMKLVREKLMNNFQSKYLFDFEPCHVPVGLLRRGDRLAGLRFQRTQVDENGKARPIEGTEYDVSSPLVISSIGSLPEPIPGLPMKWNLLQVEDEETGKLEGFDNVFALGNAVTGRGNIRASLVHGRQVADHVMDDFLAWSEDDYRKLLESAAGKAGQRADKIADELSGKCLKTPSHLARIVDRIKRLQQRQSYDNNYAQWARKNAYKRLEDQIGYRG, encoded by the coding sequence ATGAACGACCTTCATCCCGGACACTTCGTATGCATTTTCGGCGGAGCCGTAGCCGGTTCGGAAGCCGCCCACCGATTGGCCCAGCGGGGCATCTATTCAGCGGTGTTCGATCAGGATGCTCTGCCCTACGGCAAAATCGAGCACGGACTGCCCAAGTGGCACATCAAGCTGCGCGACAAGGAAGAAAGTCAGATCGACGAGAAGATCGACGACCCACACGTCTTCTATGTGCCCCGCTGCAAGCTGGGCACCGATATCGATTTCCAGACCGTCCAAGACATGGGATTTACGGCCATCTTGCTGGCCACAGGCGCCTGGCGGGACCGGCCCCTGCCGGTAGAAGGCGTGGACCACTATGAAAACAAAGGCTTCTACTACCAGAATGCCTTCGTGGGCTGGTTCAACCAGTACCACTCTCCAGACTACCAAGGCCCTCAGATGCAAGTCGAGGACGGCGCCATCGTGGTAGGAGGCGGACTGGCCTCGCTGGACGTCATCAAGATCCTCATGCTGGAGACCACCTTGAGGGCCATGAAGGAACGGGGACTGGAGACCAATCTCTTCGATCTCGAAAAGAAAGGCATCCCCAAGGTTCTGGAGAGTTTGGGGGTTTCCTGGGGCGAGTTGGGTCTGAAAGGCTCCACCCTCTATTACCGGCGCCGCACCCTCGACATGCCGCTCAACGAGATCTCCACCGACCTGCCCCCCGACCGCCAGGAAAGAATGAAGCTGGTGCGCGAGAAGTTGATGAACAACTTCCAGAGCAAGTACCTCTTCGACTTCGAGCCTTGCCACGTCCCCGTTGGCCTGCTGAGGCGGGGAGACCGCCTGGCGGGCCTGCGCTTTCAGCGCACCCAGGTGGATGAGAACGGCAAAGCCAGGCCCATCGAAGGCACCGAGTACGATGTTTCCTCGCCGTTGGTCATCTCTTCTATCGGCAGCCTTCCGGAGCCCATCCCCGGCCTGCCCATGAAGTGGAACCTGCTGCAGGTGGAAGACGAAGAAACCGGCAAGCTGGAAGGCTTTGACAACGTCTTCGCCCTGGGCAACGCCGTCACAGGACGCGGCAACATCAGGGCCTCGCTGGTTCATGGACGCCAGGTAGCCGACCATGTCATGGACGATTTCCTGGCTTGGAGCGAAGACGACTACCGCAAACTGCTGGAGTCTGCCGCCGGCAAGGCCGGACAGAGGGCCGACAAGATCGCCGACGAGCTTTCCGGCAAGTGCCTCAAGACCCCTTCCCATCTGGCCCGGATTGTGGACCGAATCAAGCGCCTGCAGCAGCGTCAGAGCTACGACAACAACTACGCTCAATGGGCCCGCAAGAATGCCTACAAGCGCCTGGAAGACCAGATCGGATACCGAGGTTGA
- a CDS encoding cyclase family protein yields MNSTLDRQGRPSAAGAGGAALPPHIRFLDLSHDVRDGLSNGPGLPPVRVGDYTSHRESHLFLSEDTMLHRGRIDMVTRGATAIDVPFCRFKYGDDLSEVPLQKLADLPGELIDWSQAPGQTRLKKIVEARDLEGKAVLIRSGWSRNWGRPEYFYCHPYLNPMVVEALRNQGAALVGIDWPDVDDDRHQRRPALTVLMGAGIPVVKNLKGLSQLPRSGFRFFSPPVKVFDQGSFPVRAFAIRDRLY; encoded by the coding sequence ATGAATTCCACCCTCGACCGTCAGGGCCGGCCTTCAGCCGCGGGAGCGGGAGGGGCTGCGCTGCCGCCTCACATCCGTTTTCTCGATCTCAGCCATGACGTTCGGGACGGGCTCTCCAACGGTCCAGGACTGCCTCCTGTGCGGGTCGGCGACTACACTTCCCACCGGGAGTCGCATCTCTTCCTCAGCGAAGACACCATGCTGCATCGCGGCCGCATCGACATGGTCACCCGGGGAGCCACCGCCATCGACGTGCCTTTCTGCCGTTTCAAGTACGGGGACGACCTCTCCGAAGTGCCCCTGCAAAAGTTGGCCGACCTTCCCGGAGAGCTGATCGACTGGTCTCAAGCCCCGGGCCAAACCCGCCTCAAGAAGATCGTGGAAGCGCGCGATCTGGAGGGCAAAGCCGTCCTCATCCGCAGCGGCTGGAGCCGCAATTGGGGGAGGCCTGAGTACTTCTACTGTCATCCCTACCTGAATCCCATGGTGGTGGAGGCCTTGCGCAATCAGGGGGCGGCCTTGGTGGGCATCGACTGGCCCGATGTGGACGACGACCGCCATCAGCGGCGTCCCGCCCTGACGGTGCTGATGGGCGCCGGGATTCCGGTGGTGAAGAACTTGAAGGGACTTTCTCAACTGCCCCGGTCAGGGTTCCGCTTTTTCTCGCCGCCCGTCAAGGTCTTCGACCAGGGCTCTTTCCCGGTGCGGGCTTTCGCCATCCGCGACCGGCTCTATTGA
- a CDS encoding DUF2059 domain-containing protein — MSPWPSLLVALFLLAGPFQAQDTPDESAQRLKAAERLMEVTQMGESMQEWIDMELQDQLAASPEIRAFEDILQEFFHKHLTWEELQQPMTQAYAEAFTRQELEDLIAFYQTPTGRKSITILPQIYRRSSRAVQEIMQEHQAELVEAIQQRAEEMESGSQAPPAQRQSRQGSARITLALRDAEVVEINGEELTVLDRRGEEEVFALTEDSSFHDDNGFPVDDLLRDNEGQWEEGKLQEFLPAGSKIHIQYFLRQDRKILSLVEKIP; from the coding sequence ATGTCGCCTTGGCCCTCCCTTCTCGTGGCCCTTTTCCTGCTTGCTGGCCCGTTCCAGGCTCAGGACACCCCCGACGAATCCGCCCAAAGGCTGAAAGCAGCCGAGAGGCTGATGGAAGTCACCCAAATGGGCGAGAGCATGCAGGAGTGGATCGACATGGAACTGCAGGACCAGTTGGCCGCCTCTCCAGAGATCAGGGCCTTTGAAGACATCCTGCAAGAATTCTTCCATAAGCATCTGACTTGGGAAGAACTGCAGCAACCCATGACCCAAGCCTACGCCGAGGCCTTCACCCGGCAGGAGCTTGAAGATCTGATCGCCTTTTACCAGACGCCGACGGGCCGCAAGTCCATCACCATCCTGCCCCAGATCTACCGCCGCAGTTCACGCGCCGTGCAGGAAATCATGCAGGAGCACCAAGCCGAACTGGTGGAGGCGATTCAGCAAAGAGCCGAGGAGATGGAGTCGGGGAGCCAGGCACCTCCTGCCCAAAGACAGTCCAGGCAAGGATCTGCACGCATTACGTTGGCTCTGCGCGATGCCGAAGTGGTGGAGATCAACGGCGAGGAGCTGACCGTGCTCGACAGGAGGGGCGAAGAGGAGGTTTTCGCCCTGACCGAAGACAGCAGCTTCCACGACGACAACGGCTTCCCGGTGGACGACCTTTTGCGCGACAACGAGGGTCAATGGGAGGAAGGGAAGCTGCAGGAGTTTCTTCCGGCGGGGAGCAAGATCCACATCCAGTACTTCCTGCGGCAAGACCGCAAGATATTGAGCCTGGTTGAAAAGATCCCCTGA
- a CDS encoding DUF1080 domain-containing protein → MSRSKSKSRLLLLGLGLGALGALVWAAVLTAQPESEVNTLSEEERAQGWRLLFDGRTFDGWRGYGGEKVPEAWEIQDGAMAYVPGKQDRGDIMTEDEFKNFELRLQWKISPGGNSGIFFHVDGGQDWSWQTGPEMQVLDNEGHADGRSPLTSAGSNYALHAPSSDVTRPVGEWNQVRILVEGPHVEHWLNGVKIVEYELWSEDWEQRVEASKFKDMDGYGRAGRGHIVLQDHGNKVWFRDIKIRPIQ, encoded by the coding sequence ATGTCGAGATCGAAATCCAAATCGAGGTTGCTGCTCCTTGGCCTTGGCCTGGGAGCCCTGGGCGCGCTCGTGTGGGCGGCGGTGCTGACGGCACAGCCGGAGAGTGAAGTCAATACCCTCAGCGAGGAAGAGAGGGCTCAAGGCTGGCGGCTGCTTTTCGATGGCCGCACCTTTGACGGATGGAGAGGGTATGGCGGCGAAAAGGTGCCCGAGGCCTGGGAGATCCAGGACGGCGCCATGGCCTACGTACCCGGAAAGCAGGACCGCGGCGACATCATGACCGAGGACGAATTCAAGAACTTCGAGCTGCGCCTGCAGTGGAAGATCTCGCCGGGGGGCAATTCAGGCATCTTCTTCCATGTCGACGGCGGGCAGGATTGGTCTTGGCAGACGGGCCCGGAAATGCAGGTTCTGGACAATGAAGGCCATGCCGACGGACGCAGTCCCCTCACCTCGGCCGGATCGAACTACGCCCTTCACGCTCCCTCTTCCGACGTCACGCGCCCGGTGGGGGAGTGGAATCAGGTGCGCATCCTGGTCGAGGGTCCTCACGTCGAGCATTGGCTCAACGGCGTGAAGATCGTCGAGTACGAGCTGTGGAGCGAGGACTGGGAGCAACGGGTCGAGGCCAGCAAGTTTAAGGACATGGACGGCTACGGGCGAGCCGGCAGGGGACACATCGTCCTGCAGGATCACGGCAACAAGGTATGGTTCCGCGACATTAAGATCCGTCCCATCCAGTAA
- a CDS encoding R2-like ligand-binding oxidase yields MEAATRSYQIGRATGLDHDCFPIRLWHKAKRLGVWNPQEIDFERDRRDWTQLNADEQDVLLRLSSLFLAGEESVTLDLLPLLLTLAREGRLEEEIYLTSFLFEEAKHVEVFQRFMEEVARPRQDLSGFQGESYRELFQQRLPQALNRLLEDPSPQAQARASVTYNLVVEGVVAETGYHAYHSALSRRGVLPAMQQAIRLVKRDESRHLAYGVFLLSRLVAEHGDPVWEIIQDEMSELLPFALGIVEEVFAAYREPPFQLDLDEFLDYASGQFQARIHRIDQARGLPPEEVFRQGAED; encoded by the coding sequence ATGGAGGCAGCTACCCGCAGCTACCAGATCGGCCGCGCGACTGGACTCGACCACGACTGTTTTCCCATCCGCTTGTGGCATAAGGCCAAGCGCCTGGGCGTGTGGAATCCTCAGGAAATCGACTTTGAGCGCGATCGGCGCGACTGGACGCAGCTCAACGCAGACGAGCAGGACGTGTTGCTGCGCCTCTCCTCCCTCTTCCTGGCGGGAGAGGAGTCGGTCACGCTCGACCTGCTGCCCCTTCTCCTCACCCTGGCGCGGGAGGGTCGCCTGGAGGAAGAGATCTACCTGACCTCCTTCCTTTTCGAGGAGGCCAAGCACGTCGAGGTCTTCCAGCGCTTTATGGAAGAAGTAGCCCGGCCACGGCAGGATCTTTCAGGCTTCCAGGGAGAGAGCTATCGAGAGCTCTTCCAGCAACGCCTCCCCCAGGCACTCAACCGCCTGCTGGAGGATCCGTCGCCTCAGGCCCAGGCCCGCGCTTCGGTGACCTACAACCTGGTGGTGGAAGGCGTGGTGGCTGAGACGGGATATCATGCCTATCACTCGGCCCTTTCCCGCAGAGGCGTCCTGCCCGCGATGCAGCAAGCCATCCGCTTGGTCAAACGAGACGAGTCGCGTCATCTGGCCTATGGCGTTTTCCTCCTCTCCCGTTTGGTGGCCGAGCACGGCGATCCGGTGTGGGAGATCATCCAAGATGAGATGAGCGAACTGCTCCCTTTCGCGCTGGGCATCGTGGAGGAAGTTTTCGCCGCCTACCGGGAGCCGCCCTTCCAACTGGATCTGGACGAGTTTCTCGACTATGCTTCAGGACAGTTCCAAGCCCGCATCCACCGCATAGACCAGGCCCGCGGGCTCCCTCCGGAGGAAGTCTTCCGGCAAGGCGCAGAGGATTGA
- a CDS encoding SCP2 sterol-binding domain-containing protein, whose amino-acid sequence MMSIDVFSDAWAEQWKVRINRSEAYAKAAQDWVGALVMVQDGGEGSQSPAVYADLRQGRCIEARAARPSDLEEADFVIAASQETWKSLFGGALDPMFAVLQGRLQLRKGKTAELLPYAKAAREMVMAARDIDTR is encoded by the coding sequence ATGATGTCAATCGATGTTTTCAGCGACGCTTGGGCCGAGCAATGGAAGGTTCGGATCAATCGAAGCGAGGCCTATGCCAAGGCTGCCCAGGACTGGGTGGGCGCATTGGTCATGGTGCAGGACGGCGGGGAGGGAAGCCAGTCGCCTGCCGTCTATGCCGATTTGCGTCAAGGCCGGTGCATCGAGGCCCGAGCCGCCCGCCCCAGTGACTTGGAGGAGGCCGACTTCGTCATCGCCGCCTCTCAAGAGACTTGGAAAAGCCTCTTCGGCGGCGCCCTTGATCCCATGTTCGCAGTTCTGCAGGGACGGCTGCAACTGCGCAAAGGAAAGACCGCCGAGCTTTTGCCCTACGCCAAGGCAGCTAGGGAAATGGTAATGGCGGCCCGCGATATCGACACCCGTTGA
- a CDS encoding PAS domain S-box protein has translation MTRRKKSRENFEVEPAGAGRSEQALDDLPAEEELLHRLDQQAAVADLGLRALEGGDLQDLMEAAAQSVSEALRVEFSKILQLRSDRKTLLLQAGVGWKDGQVGQALVSAEADSQAGYTLLSASPVIVEDSGSEERFKPARLLQEHGVLSGVSVLIRCREDPWGVLGAHSPGLRRFTKADVRFLQSVANILSSAIERLEAEKFLEASEERNRAIVENVIDGIITIDSQGIIQAVNNSVLRIFDYRRRELLGQNVAKLMPEEDAERHDSYIRDYLETGEAHIIGVGREVVGRRKGGGEFPMHLGVSELVLQQDRIFVGVIRDLTQEKALQEELMQAQNLASLGEMAASVAHEIKNPLAAVSGVIQILKDNNAVAPPYDEIFGELADRIGLLDNTVKRLLMFAKPWQPQPQQIDLRELLEHVVESASGQEAFSGVKIGLKAPRPVPASVDIVLFEDVLWNLLYNACEAMPEGGTVTVEAEADPEGGAWVRVIDRGTGIPKELLGKLFRPFFTTKANGTGLGLAICRKIMRLHKGTISAASEEGKGTTLQLFLPAN, from the coding sequence ATGACCAGACGCAAGAAGTCTCGGGAAAACTTTGAGGTAGAGCCGGCGGGGGCCGGCCGCTCGGAGCAAGCCTTGGATGATCTGCCTGCCGAAGAGGAGCTTCTCCACCGCCTTGACCAGCAGGCGGCCGTGGCCGATCTGGGACTGCGGGCCTTGGAAGGTGGAGATCTGCAGGACCTGATGGAGGCCGCCGCACAATCGGTAAGCGAGGCCCTGCGGGTCGAGTTCAGCAAGATACTGCAATTGCGCTCCGACCGTAAGACCCTCTTGCTGCAAGCGGGAGTGGGATGGAAGGACGGGCAGGTGGGTCAGGCCCTGGTCAGTGCCGAGGCCGATTCCCAGGCTGGTTACACTCTCTTGTCGGCATCGCCGGTAATCGTGGAAGATTCCGGCAGCGAGGAGCGCTTCAAGCCCGCCCGCCTGCTGCAAGAGCACGGCGTCCTCAGCGGCGTCAGCGTGCTCATTCGCTGCCGCGAGGATCCCTGGGGCGTGCTGGGGGCTCACAGTCCCGGTCTGCGGCGATTCACCAAGGCCGACGTCCGTTTTCTGCAGTCGGTGGCCAATATCCTCTCTTCGGCTATCGAGCGCCTTGAGGCCGAGAAGTTTCTGGAGGCCAGCGAAGAGCGCAACCGGGCCATCGTCGAGAACGTCATCGACGGCATCATCACCATCGACTCGCAGGGGATCATTCAAGCCGTCAACAACTCGGTGTTGCGCATTTTCGACTACCGCCGCCGAGAACTGCTGGGCCAAAACGTGGCAAAGCTCATGCCTGAAGAGGACGCCGAGCGCCACGACAGTTACATACGTGACTACCTGGAGACCGGAGAGGCCCACATCATCGGCGTTGGACGGGAGGTCGTCGGCCGGCGCAAAGGCGGCGGCGAGTTTCCAATGCACCTGGGAGTCAGCGAACTGGTCCTGCAACAAGACCGCATCTTCGTCGGGGTCATTCGCGACCTGACCCAGGAAAAGGCACTGCAGGAAGAACTCATGCAGGCTCAGAATCTGGCCTCGCTGGGCGAAATGGCGGCCTCGGTGGCTCACGAAATCAAGAATCCGCTGGCGGCCGTGTCGGGGGTCATTCAGATCCTCAAGGACAACAATGCGGTAGCGCCTCCCTACGACGAGATCTTCGGCGAACTTGCCGACCGCATCGGTCTGCTCGACAACACCGTCAAGCGATTGCTCATGTTCGCCAAGCCCTGGCAGCCTCAGCCCCAGCAAATCGACCTGCGGGAATTGCTCGAGCACGTCGTCGAATCGGCCTCCGGGCAAGAGGCCTTCAGCGGCGTCAAGATCGGCCTTAAGGCGCCCCGGCCCGTTCCCGCCTCTGTCGACATCGTGCTTTTCGAGGACGTGCTGTGGAATCTTCTTTACAATGCTTGCGAGGCCATGCCCGAGGGCGGGACCGTCACCGTCGAAGCTGAAGCCGACCCGGAAGGCGGCGCATGGGTGCGGGTCATCGACCGCGGGACGGGCATCCCCAAAGAGCTGTTGGGCAAGCTTTTCAGGCCTTTTTTCACCACCAAGGCCAACGGAACCGGGCTGGGCCTGGCCATTTGCCGCAAGATCATGCGCCTGCATAAAGGGACGATCAGCGCCGCCAGCGAAGAGGGTAAAGGGACCACCTTGCAACTGTTTCTACCCGCCAACTGA